A stretch of Leisingera sp. S132 DNA encodes these proteins:
- a CDS encoding DUF427 domain-containing protein translates to MDTQVQTRNRGYGIVVEPLQGLVTARRGGTVLAQSTRAKVMYETRLPPAVYFPADDVTAPLSDHTPLQTFCPFKGTASYRDVLLPDGAVQNGVWAYEDALPEAAAISGHIGFMPSAKVEFDFGTNTVEMPDYGNISGPVIDWLLRDASMVATPEELTAALAEKFVEQGIYLSRLSVMAWSLHPLIAGKNYIWQKKTGEVTTYAPSYEIHDHPAYQNSPLRHVSNGLGGVRHRLDACCTDDAFPILEDLRKEGATDYVAMPLRFSDGRINVLTLTSDHPKGFSTANLGLIFECSGVIARYYEIFMQRENAQALLETYVGKRTGARVLGGEIRRGDGDEIDAAIMFCDLRGSTRLEEQLGRRDYIALLNQFFETASTIVHDHGGEVLKFIGDAVLAVFPAGSDPDKARTQALDSARAIVARLEEIAREEDGHRCEAAIGIAYGRVTYGNIGSRERLDFTVIGQAANIAARLGDYGKTADHAIVVSHDILGDTSQGISLGAVSLHNVSQPVSCFAIQAGGNSQAAAE, encoded by the coding sequence ATGGACACGCAGGTTCAGACCCGCAACCGGGGCTACGGTATTGTTGTCGAACCGCTGCAAGGCCTGGTCACCGCCCGGCGCGGCGGCACCGTTCTGGCGCAAAGCACCCGGGCCAAGGTGATGTACGAAACCCGCCTCCCGCCAGCGGTCTATTTCCCTGCGGACGACGTTACTGCTCCACTGTCAGACCATACTCCCCTTCAAACCTTCTGCCCCTTTAAGGGCACCGCCAGCTACCGCGATGTCCTGTTGCCGGACGGCGCCGTGCAGAACGGTGTCTGGGCCTACGAGGACGCCTTGCCCGAAGCCGCTGCCATTTCCGGCCATATCGGCTTCATGCCCAGCGCAAAAGTTGAGTTCGATTTCGGCACTAACACCGTGGAGATGCCTGATTACGGTAATATCTCCGGCCCGGTGATCGACTGGCTGCTGCGCGACGCCTCGATGGTGGCAACCCCGGAAGAGCTGACCGCCGCGCTGGCAGAGAAATTCGTGGAACAGGGCATCTACCTGTCCCGCCTCTCGGTCATGGCCTGGTCGCTGCACCCGCTGATCGCGGGCAAGAACTACATCTGGCAGAAGAAAACCGGTGAGGTCACGACCTACGCCCCGTCGTATGAAATCCACGACCATCCCGCTTACCAGAACAGCCCGCTGCGCCACGTTTCCAACGGGCTGGGCGGGGTGCGGCACCGGCTGGACGCCTGCTGCACCGATGATGCCTTTCCCATTCTTGAGGATTTGCGCAAGGAAGGTGCCACCGACTATGTCGCAATGCCGCTGCGGTTCTCGGACGGGCGGATCAATGTGCTGACGCTAACCAGCGATCACCCCAAGGGTTTCTCCACCGCCAACCTGGGCCTGATCTTCGAATGCTCCGGAGTTATCGCGCGTTACTACGAGATCTTTATGCAGCGCGAAAACGCCCAGGCATTGCTGGAAACCTATGTCGGAAAACGCACCGGCGCCCGGGTGCTGGGCGGTGAGATCCGCCGCGGCGACGGCGACGAGATTGACGCTGCCATCATGTTCTGCGACCTGCGCGGCTCCACCCGGCTGGAAGAGCAGCTGGGCCGCCGGGACTATATCGCGCTGCTGAACCAGTTCTTCGAGACCGCCTCAACCATCGTGCATGATCACGGCGGCGAAGTGCTGAAATTCATCGGCGACGCTGTGCTGGCCGTATTCCCGGCCGGCAGCGACCCAGACAAAGCCCGGACCCAGGCCCTGGACAGCGCCCGCGCCATCGTTGCCCGGCTGGAAGAAATTGCCCGGGAAGAAGACGGCCACCGCTGCGAGGCCGCCATCGGCATCGCCTATGGCCGCGTGACCTATGGCAACATCGGCTCGCGGGAGCGGCTGGATTTCACGGTGATCGGCCAAGCCGCCAATATCGCCGCCCGGCTGGGCGACTACGGCAAGACCGCGGATCACGCGATTGTCGTCAGCCATGACATCCTGGGCGACACCTCGCAAGGCATCTCGCTCGGCGCAGTCAGCCTGCACAACGTCTCCCAGCCCGTCAGCTGCTTTGCAATTCAAGCTGGCGGGAATTCCCAGGCTGCTGCAGAGTAA
- a CDS encoding ACP S-malonyltransferase: MTRTAVLICPGRGTYNKPELGYLHRHHADKAALFAGFDAQRQDAGQEAITALDGATRYSVSKYSRGDIASPLIYASALADAQSLAEDIEVVAVTGNSMGWYIALAAGGALSAADGFEVVNTMGTLMQEQLIGGQLVYPFAGPDWQNGPARKAELLALAAEINDREGHDLALSIDLGGMLVLAGNEAGLAAFERAVPVVEERFPMRLANHAAFHTALQAPVAAEGRKRLVAGVFTQPELPLIDGRGQIWWPGATDTQALWDYTLGHQVVEPYDFTLAVQNAAYEFAPDLFIVTGPGTTLGGAVAQSLVQAGWQGMTGKEAFKARQAEAPLLVSMGDAGQRSLATS; encoded by the coding sequence ATGACCCGTACCGCTGTTCTGATCTGCCCGGGCCGGGGCACCTATAACAAGCCGGAGCTGGGGTATCTGCACCGCCACCATGCGGACAAGGCTGCGCTTTTTGCGGGCTTTGATGCACAGCGCCAGGACGCCGGACAGGAAGCGATCACCGCGCTGGACGGAGCCACGCGGTATTCCGTGTCGAAGTATTCGCGCGGGGATATTGCCTCGCCGCTGATCTATGCGTCCGCATTGGCGGATGCGCAGTCCTTGGCGGAGGACATCGAGGTGGTTGCGGTCACCGGCAACTCTATGGGCTGGTACATCGCGCTGGCAGCGGGTGGGGCGCTGAGCGCGGCGGATGGGTTCGAGGTGGTGAACACGATGGGCACGCTGATGCAAGAGCAGCTGATCGGCGGCCAGCTGGTCTATCCCTTTGCCGGGCCGGATTGGCAGAACGGCCCCGCGCGCAAGGCTGAGCTTCTGGCGCTGGCGGCAGAGATAAATGACCGCGAGGGGCATGATCTGGCGCTGTCGATTGATCTGGGCGGAATGCTGGTGCTGGCCGGAAATGAGGCCGGGCTGGCAGCGTTTGAGCGCGCGGTGCCAGTGGTCGAGGAGCGTTTCCCGATGCGTCTGGCCAATCATGCGGCTTTCCACACTGCGCTGCAGGCGCCGGTGGCGGCGGAGGGGCGCAAGCGGTTGGTGGCAGGGGTGTTCACCCAGCCGGAGCTGCCGCTGATCGACGGGCGCGGGCAGATTTGGTGGCCCGGTGCCACGGATACGCAGGCCCTGTGGGATTACACTTTGGGTCATCAGGTGGTGGAACCCTATGATTTCACGCTTGCTGTGCAGAATGCGGCTTATGAGTTTGCGCCGGATCTGTTCATCGTAACCGGTCCGGGCACCACGCTGGGCGGCGCGGTGGCGCAATCTCTGGTGCAGGCGGGTTGGCAGGGGATGACCGGGAAGGAGGCCTTCAAGGCGCGGCAGGCCGAGGCGCCGCTGCTGGTCTCGATGGGCGATGCGGGGCAGCGCTCCTTGGCCACCAGTTGA
- a CDS encoding alpha-ketoacid dehydrogenase subunit alpha/beta → MDRAQIVHQNFLDRVQAGKLPAGAAPAGPLAASAAVSTFRAQVLSRALDLTSRDMQKAGQGFYTIGSSGHEGMAAVARALRPTDMAFLHYRDAAFQIARADQVPGQRIAWDMLLSFACSSEDPTSGGRHKVLGSKALMIPPQTSTIASHLPKAVGAAYSIGAAKRHQPEHQLLPEDAIVMCSFGDASANHSTAQGAINTAGWTSVQSTPLPLLFVCEDNGIGISTKTPKGWIESSMAHRPGIRYFKADGLDIYNAFQVAQEAAEYVRTRKKPAFLHLRTVRLYGHAGADVPTTYMAKTEVEADEANDPLLHSVRLMDEAGALRPEDALKIYTDTCARVERIRAEAVTRPHLKTAADVAASLIPPKRVCAPTNGPSAEARAAAFGSDMRAMEEPQPMSRLINWALTDLMLEHGEIVMMGEDVGRKGGVYGVSQKLQQRFGPDRVTDTLLDEQSILGLAIGMGHNGFLPIPEIQFLAYLHNAEDQLRGEAATLPFFSNGQFSNPMVLRIAGLGYQKGFGGHFHNDNSLAVLRDIPGLVIACPSDGAEAAMMMREAVRLAREEQRVVVFVEPIALYPMRDLHEAKDGGWMRTYPSPERRIGLGEVGMHGDGSDLAIVTYGNGRYLSTQAQAELAAQGVQARIVDLRWLAPLPEAALLEAVEGCKHVLIVDECRITGSQSEALMALFAEQSDIPTARIAASDCFIATGPAYGATLPSKDSIVEAALKLAGGRK, encoded by the coding sequence ATGGACCGCGCCCAGATCGTGCATCAGAACTTCCTGGACCGGGTTCAGGCCGGAAAACTTCCCGCAGGCGCTGCGCCTGCAGGTCCTCTGGCCGCGTCCGCGGCCGTTTCCACCTTCCGTGCGCAAGTGCTGAGCCGGGCGCTGGACCTGACAAGCCGCGACATGCAGAAAGCGGGGCAGGGGTTTTATACCATCGGCTCCTCCGGGCATGAGGGGATGGCGGCGGTGGCCCGCGCCCTGCGCCCCACTGATATGGCGTTCCTTCATTACCGGGATGCGGCGTTCCAGATTGCCCGTGCCGATCAGGTGCCGGGACAGCGGATTGCCTGGGACATGCTGCTGTCCTTTGCCTGTTCCAGCGAAGATCCGACCTCCGGCGGGCGGCATAAGGTGCTGGGGTCCAAGGCGCTGATGATCCCGCCGCAGACCTCGACCATTGCATCGCATCTGCCGAAGGCGGTGGGCGCAGCCTATTCCATCGGTGCTGCCAAGCGGCACCAGCCGGAGCATCAGCTGCTGCCGGAGGATGCGATTGTGATGTGTTCCTTCGGCGACGCATCTGCCAACCACTCGACGGCGCAGGGGGCGATCAACACCGCGGGCTGGACCTCGGTGCAGTCGACGCCGCTGCCCTTGCTGTTTGTCTGCGAGGACAATGGTATCGGCATTTCGACCAAGACGCCGAAAGGGTGGATCGAGTCCTCGATGGCCCATCGGCCGGGCATCCGGTATTTCAAGGCGGACGGGCTGGATATCTACAACGCCTTTCAGGTGGCGCAGGAGGCGGCGGAATATGTGCGGACGCGTAAGAAGCCCGCGTTTCTTCACCTGCGCACTGTGCGACTTTATGGCCATGCCGGGGCGGATGTGCCGACTACCTATATGGCCAAAACTGAAGTGGAGGCGGATGAGGCCAACGATCCGCTGCTGCATTCGGTGCGGCTGATGGATGAGGCGGGGGCGCTGCGTCCCGAGGATGCGCTGAAGATCTACACGGATACCTGCGCGCGTGTGGAGCGGATCCGGGCTGAGGCAGTGACACGGCCGCATTTGAAAACCGCCGCGGATGTCGCCGCCAGCCTGATCCCGCCCAAGCGGGTATGTGCGCCCACCAATGGCCCCAGTGCCGAAGCGCGCGCCGCGGCCTTTGGCAGCGACATGCGGGCGATGGAGGAGCCGCAGCCGATGTCGCGCCTGATTAATTGGGCGCTGACCGACCTGATGCTGGAGCACGGTGAAATCGTCATGATGGGCGAAGACGTGGGCCGCAAGGGCGGGGTCTACGGCGTCAGCCAGAAGCTGCAGCAGCGGTTCGGGCCGGACCGTGTGACCGACACTCTGCTGGATGAGCAATCGATCCTCGGCCTCGCGATCGGCATGGGGCACAATGGATTCCTGCCGATCCCGGAAATCCAGTTCCTCGCTTATCTTCACAACGCCGAGGACCAGCTGCGCGGCGAGGCGGCGACATTGCCGTTTTTCTCCAACGGGCAGTTTTCCAACCCGATGGTGCTGCGGATTGCCGGTCTGGGGTACCAGAAAGGTTTTGGCGGCCATTTCCACAACGACAACTCGCTGGCGGTGCTGCGCGATATTCCGGGCTTGGTGATTGCCTGCCCGTCGGACGGGGCGGAGGCTGCGATGATGATGCGTGAGGCGGTGCGGCTGGCGCGCGAGGAGCAGCGGGTGGTGGTCTTTGTCGAACCAATTGCGCTCTATCCGATGCGGGATCTGCATGAGGCGAAAGATGGCGGCTGGATGCGGACCTACCCGTCGCCGGAGCGGCGGATCGGTTTGGGCGAGGTTGGCATGCATGGGGACGGCAGCGATCTGGCCATCGTGACCTATGGCAACGGACGCTACCTTTCCACCCAGGCGCAGGCAGAGCTGGCGGCGCAGGGCGTGCAGGCGCGGATTGTGGATTTGCGCTGGCTGGCGCCCTTGCCGGAGGCGGCGCTGCTGGAGGCCGTCGAAGGCTGCAAGCACGTGCTGATCGTCGACGAATGCCGCATCACCGGCAGCCAGTCTGAAGCGCTGATGGCGCTGTTTGCGGAGCAAAGCGATATCCCCACGGCCCGGATCGCGGCCAGCGATTGCTTTATCGCAACCGGGCCTGCTTATGGCGCCACGCTGCCGTCGAAGGATAGCATCGTTGAGGCCGCGTTGAAGCTGGCAGGAGGCCGGAAATGA
- a CDS encoding M10 family metallopeptidase C-terminal domain-containing protein — MSAGDTFQGTLSTNGDRDWVAITLTEGETYEFELSGAASGGGTLSDPYLRLYNSQGSLIRSDDDGGPGYDSAITFTASSTGTYYISAGAYSDGYTGSYTISTDVNEPAQLGSLNDLAGYLTDGYWEDSGRTGRSFDTSGSNVITVNLTGLTAEGQQLARWALQAWEMVANIEFSETTSDSAGITFIDHEAGAYSTSQVSSGDITSSLVNVSLQWLNTYGTSIDSYSLQTYIHEVGHALGLGHQGDYNGTATYGSSEEFSNDSWQLSIMSYFSQTDNTSVDASHAYLLTPMMADIIAIQNLYGAPGSGGTTAGDTVWGPGSSLPGTLGDLFGDQNSIQGNAVAFTIYDQGGTDTLDVSGYDEQSRIDMRQTQFSDVGGLTGNVGIARGTIVENLITGSGNDTVIGNDVSNIIHTHNGNDIVRGRIGHDRIYGGNGNDSLYGDLGWDRLFGGSGNDRLTGGDGGDRLYGGNEYDFLSGGEGTDWLYGGNNDDRMYGGGGNDQLYGGWGRDQLYGGNGDDLLNGGFGRDVMAGGFGHDTFVFASNHGHDRILDFSTNSSAERIDLSRISQIEDFDDVLANAAATSDGVLITTGANSSILLEGLQISSLAADDFIF, encoded by the coding sequence ATGTCCGCCGGCGATACGTTCCAAGGCACCCTTTCCACCAACGGAGACAGGGACTGGGTCGCCATCACGCTGACCGAGGGCGAAACCTACGAATTTGAACTGAGCGGCGCGGCCAGCGGCGGCGGCACTTTGAGCGACCCTTACTTGCGGCTTTACAACAGCCAAGGCAGCCTTATCCGCAGCGATGATGACGGCGGTCCAGGTTATGATTCCGCTATTACATTTACAGCATCCTCCACCGGAACATACTACATCAGTGCCGGTGCATACTCAGACGGCTACACTGGCAGCTACACGATCTCAACCGATGTAAATGAACCGGCACAGCTCGGGTCTCTGAATGACTTGGCCGGCTATCTGACTGATGGCTACTGGGAGGACAGCGGCCGGACGGGCAGAAGCTTCGACACTTCTGGCAGCAATGTCATTACCGTAAACCTTACCGGGCTGACCGCAGAAGGCCAGCAGCTTGCACGCTGGGCCCTGCAGGCCTGGGAGATGGTGGCAAATATCGAGTTTTCCGAGACCACCAGCGACAGCGCGGGTATCACTTTCATTGATCACGAGGCAGGTGCGTATTCGACCTCTCAGGTGTCAAGTGGCGACATCACCTCATCTCTTGTGAATGTTTCCCTGCAATGGCTGAACACCTACGGCACCAGCATCGACAGCTATTCGCTGCAGACTTACATTCACGAAGTTGGACATGCGCTCGGCCTGGGACACCAGGGCGACTACAACGGCACCGCGACCTACGGGTCCAGCGAGGAATTCTCAAATGACAGCTGGCAGCTGTCTATCATGTCCTATTTCAGCCAGACAGATAACACTAGCGTGGACGCAAGCCACGCTTATCTGCTGACCCCGATGATGGCGGACATCATTGCCATTCAGAATCTGTACGGCGCGCCGGGAAGCGGCGGCACAACGGCGGGTGACACCGTCTGGGGGCCAGGATCCTCTCTGCCCGGCACCCTCGGCGATCTGTTTGGCGACCAGAACAGCATCCAAGGCAACGCCGTTGCGTTCACTATCTACGATCAAGGCGGCACAGACACACTGGACGTCAGCGGCTATGATGAGCAAAGCCGTATTGACATGCGGCAAACGCAGTTTTCCGATGTTGGCGGCCTCACTGGGAATGTTGGCATTGCCCGCGGCACCATTGTCGAAAACCTGATCACAGGCTCCGGCAACGATACCGTCATCGGCAACGATGTCTCCAACATTATCCACACCCATAACGGCAATGACATTGTCCGGGGCAGGATCGGCCACGACAGGATCTATGGCGGCAATGGCAACGACAGCCTGTATGGCGATCTGGGCTGGGACAGGCTGTTCGGCGGCAGCGGCAACGACCGGCTGACCGGCGGCGATGGCGGCGACCGCCTGTACGGCGGCAATGAATACGACTTTCTGTCAGGCGGCGAGGGCACCGACTGGCTGTACGGCGGCAACAACGATGACCGCATGTACGGCGGCGGCGGGAATGACCAATTGTACGGCGGCTGGGGCCGGGATCAACTGTACGGCGGCAACGGCGATGACCTCTTGAACGGCGGTTTCGGCAGGGACGTCATGGCCGGCGGTTTCGGCCACGACACCTTTGTTTTCGCCAGCAACCACGGCCATGACCGCATCCTCGACTTCAGCACAAACTCGAGCGCAGAACGTATCGACCTGTCCCGTATTTCACAGATCGAAGACTTCGATGATGTGCTGGCCAACGCCGCAGCAACTTCGGACGGTGTGCTGATCACAACAGGCGCGAACAGCAGCATCCTGCTAGAAGGTTTGCAGATCAGCAGTCTTGCTGCGGATGACTTCATCTTCTGA
- a CDS encoding ribonuclease D, whose product MANYLYKNDLPDGLDLGPVVAIDCETMGLNPHRDRLCVIQMSGGDGNAHIVQVEIGQTAAPNLCRMLEDPNVLKLFHFGRFDIAAMYHAFGALAAPVYCTKIASRLVRTYTDRHGLKNLTQELLGIDISKQQQMSDWGAEELTDAQLDYAASDVLHLHKLRDALEKRLAREDRTEMAQACFGFLPMRAKLDLAGWPEIDIFAHS is encoded by the coding sequence GTGGCCAATTACCTGTACAAGAACGACCTGCCCGACGGGCTGGATCTTGGTCCCGTTGTCGCCATTGACTGCGAGACCATGGGTCTGAACCCCCACCGCGACCGTCTCTGCGTGATCCAGATGTCCGGCGGCGACGGCAATGCCCATATTGTTCAGGTTGAAATAGGCCAGACCGCAGCGCCCAATCTTTGCCGGATGCTGGAAGATCCGAATGTGCTGAAGCTGTTTCATTTCGGCCGCTTCGACATCGCCGCGATGTACCACGCATTCGGCGCGTTGGCAGCTCCGGTCTACTGCACCAAGATCGCCAGCCGCCTGGTGCGCACCTACACCGACCGTCACGGTCTCAAGAACCTGACCCAGGAACTGCTGGGAATCGATATCTCCAAGCAGCAGCAGATGAGCGATTGGGGCGCAGAGGAACTGACCGATGCGCAGCTCGACTATGCGGCCTCCGACGTCCTGCACCTGCACAAACTGCGCGACGCGCTGGAGAAGCGCCTGGCCCGCGAGGACCGCACCGAAATGGCCCAGGCGTGCTTCGGCTTCCTTCCCATGCGCGCCAAGCTGGACCTGGCTGGCTGGCCCGAAATCGACATCTTTGCCCACTCATGA
- a CDS encoding SIS domain-containing protein gives MTDTEKFLVTARQVITDEAKALDALAEGLDERFAEAVQLILQAKGRIIVSGIGKSGHIGHKIAATLASTGTPAYFVHPAEASHGDLGMLSEGDVVLAISNSGEAPELANLLAFTRRFAIPLIGLSSKMDSTLMKQADVHLQIPSMGEACGFGMVPSISTTLTLAMGDALAIALMKHRDFRPENFRDFHPGGKLGAQLSKVRDLMHADGALPLVLETTPMADALIEISQKGFGVAGVAAADGALAGIITDGDLRRHMDGLLNKTAAEVMTADPATIAPGAMAQEAVAVMNQRKITCLFVVDPETGRKAEGLLHIHDCLRAGLG, from the coding sequence ATGACCGATACAGAAAAATTCCTCGTCACTGCCCGGCAGGTGATCACTGATGAGGCCAAGGCGCTGGACGCATTGGCCGAAGGTCTGGATGAACGCTTTGCCGAAGCTGTGCAGCTGATCCTGCAGGCAAAGGGCCGCATCATCGTCAGCGGAATCGGCAAGTCAGGCCACATTGGCCACAAGATTGCCGCAACACTGGCCTCCACCGGCACGCCCGCCTATTTCGTGCACCCGGCTGAGGCCAGCCACGGCGACCTCGGCATGCTGTCCGAAGGCGATGTGGTTCTGGCGATCTCAAACTCGGGCGAGGCGCCGGAACTGGCCAACCTGCTGGCCTTCACCCGCCGCTTCGCTATCCCGCTGATCGGCCTGTCCAGCAAGATGGACAGCACCCTGATGAAACAGGCTGACGTGCACCTGCAAATCCCCTCGATGGGCGAGGCCTGCGGCTTTGGCATGGTGCCCTCGATCTCCACCACGCTGACGCTTGCGATGGGTGATGCATTGGCGATCGCGCTGATGAAGCACCGCGATTTCCGCCCGGAAAACTTCCGCGACTTCCACCCCGGCGGCAAGCTCGGTGCCCAGCTCAGCAAGGTGCGCGACCTGATGCATGCGGACGGCGCGCTGCCGCTTGTCTTGGAAACCACCCCGATGGCAGACGCACTGATCGAAATCAGCCAGAAAGGATTCGGCGTCGCTGGCGTTGCCGCCGCCGATGGCGCGCTGGCCGGCATCATCACCGACGGCGACCTGCGCCGTCACATGGACGGGCTGCTGAACAAGACCGCGGCTGAGGTGATGACCGCGGACCCGGCTACCATTGCTCCCGGTGCCATGGCGCAGGAGGCGGTAGCAGTGATGAACCAGCGCAAGATCACCTGCCTGTTTGTGGTCGACCCGGAGACCGGCAGAAAGGCCGAAGGCCTGCTGCACATCCACGACTGCCTGCGCGCAGGGCTGGGCTGA
- the lptC gene encoding LPS export ABC transporter periplasmic protein LptC produces MDSHSRAVAYLKVLLPLAALVLLSTLFLISRGVNTDAVIPFAQKEIEDRMRGQLVTAPFFSGTTAKGDEIKVTASTARPGRNGAPAIASDMSAEINLAEGGKITLASETGAINPAQDTARFTGNVVITSADGLVVETEELHSILSGLSASSPGPVRATGDIGVLTAGNMQIEAKTGGGPVHMLFKNGVKLLYQPQQPER; encoded by the coding sequence ATGGACAGCCACTCAAGAGCCGTCGCATATCTCAAGGTGCTGCTGCCGCTGGCGGCACTGGTTCTGCTGTCGACACTGTTCCTGATCTCGCGCGGGGTGAACACGGATGCGGTGATCCCCTTTGCGCAAAAGGAAATCGAAGACCGGATGAGAGGCCAGCTGGTCACCGCGCCCTTCTTCTCCGGCACCACCGCTAAAGGCGATGAGATCAAGGTGACAGCCTCTACGGCCCGCCCGGGCCGGAACGGCGCGCCTGCGATAGCCAGCGATATGTCCGCGGAAATCAACCTTGCGGAAGGCGGCAAGATCACGCTTGCCTCCGAAACCGGGGCGATCAACCCGGCCCAGGATACCGCCCGTTTTACCGGAAATGTTGTGATCACTTCGGCCGATGGCCTGGTCGTTGAAACGGAAGAACTCCATTCCATTCTCAGCGGTTTGTCAGCCAGCAGCCCGGGACCGGTCCGCGCGACCGGCGACATCGGCGTGCTGACGGCAGGCAACATGCAGATCGAAGCAAAAACCGGCGGCGGCCCGGTTCATATGCTGTTCAAAAACGGGGTGAAGCTGTTATATCAACCCCAGCAACCGGAAAGATAA
- a CDS encoding LptA/OstA family protein, with product MSYLRALIFSLPLAVFPGLALAQAASVAFGAVKADPSLPVEVTADNLAVNQADGSAEFTGNVLIVQGVMRLSADTVLVIYKTAEQSGGEGGIERLEATGNVVLVSGPDAAESQYAEYTIDRGTVVMTGNVLLNQENGTLASNRLEVNLTSGTAQMAGRVKTILNPNGGSN from the coding sequence GTGTCTTATTTGCGCGCATTGATTTTCAGCCTGCCTCTCGCGGTGTTTCCCGGTCTCGCACTGGCACAAGCCGCCTCCGTTGCTTTCGGCGCGGTCAAGGCCGACCCAAGCCTGCCGGTTGAAGTCACCGCCGACAATCTTGCCGTGAACCAGGCCGACGGTTCGGCTGAGTTCACCGGCAATGTCCTGATCGTGCAGGGCGTCATGCGGCTGTCCGCCGACACGGTTCTGGTCATCTACAAGACGGCAGAACAAAGCGGCGGCGAAGGCGGTATCGAACGGCTGGAGGCGACGGGCAATGTGGTTCTGGTCAGCGGCCCGGACGCAGCCGAGTCTCAATACGCGGAGTACACCATTGACCGCGGAACGGTCGTGATGACCGGCAACGTGCTGCTCAATCAGGAAAACGGGACCCTTGCCTCAAACCGGCTGGAGGTGAACCTTACCTCCGGCACCGCTCAGATGGCCGGCCGCGTGAAAACCATCCTCAACCCGAACGGCGGCAGCAACTGA
- the lptB gene encoding LPS export ABC transporter ATP-binding protein, which yields MAKPDLKVTEGSSGLRIERLRKSYRKKVVIRDVSLSLNRGEVVALLGPNGSGKTTSFYTIAGLVFPEAGTVTIDGQNVTGLPMYRRARLGIGYLPQEMSIFRGLSVEDNISAVLDISQKHEHKRRERLEELLSDFSIEHLRRAPALALSGGERRRVEIARCLAANPKYLLLDEPFAGVDPISVGDIRHLVADLKKRGIGVLITDHNVRETLEIVDRAYILHDGQVLMSGSPEEVVENENVRRVYLGDNFRIS from the coding sequence ATGGCGAAACCAGACCTGAAAGTCACGGAAGGCTCCTCCGGGCTGCGCATCGAACGGCTGCGCAAATCTTACCGCAAGAAGGTGGTGATCCGGGACGTTTCCCTGTCTTTGAACCGGGGTGAGGTGGTGGCCCTGCTTGGCCCCAACGGCTCCGGCAAGACCACCAGCTTCTACACGATTGCAGGTCTGGTATTTCCTGAAGCCGGCACCGTCACCATTGACGGCCAGAACGTGACCGGCCTGCCGATGTACCGCCGCGCGCGCCTGGGCATCGGCTACTTGCCGCAGGAAATGTCGATCTTCCGCGGATTGTCGGTGGAGGACAACATCTCTGCCGTTCTGGACATTTCGCAAAAGCACGAGCACAAACGCCGCGAGCGGCTGGAAGAACTGCTGTCGGATTTCTCGATCGAGCACCTGCGCCGCGCGCCTGCGCTGGCGCTGTCGGGCGGTGAGCGCCGCCGCGTCGAAATCGCCCGCTGCCTGGCCGCCAACCCGAAATACCTGCTGCTCGATGAGCCTTTCGCCGGCGTCGACCCGATTTCCGTCGGCGACATCCGCCACCTGGTCGCCGACCTCAAGAAACGCGGCATCGGGGTGCTGATCACCGATCACAACGTGCGCGAGACGCTGGAGATTGTCGACCGCGCCTATATCCTGCACGACGGCCAGGTGCTGATGTCGGGAAGCCCCGAAGAGGTGGTGGAAAACGAGAATGTCCGCCGTGTTTATCTGGGCGATAACTTCCGTATTTCCTGA
- the hpf gene encoding ribosome hibernation-promoting factor, HPF/YfiA family, giving the protein MRYKISGKQIDIGDALQVHVQNELGSAVQKYAERPTDATVVFSRSAHEYVCEATVHLSTGLSAQAKAHETEIYAAFDACCEKMEKQLRRYKRRLKDHHKDRTEPVEHLGANSYILASEEADSEPDSLQPIIVAEMETRIPSLSVGEAVMQMELAGAPVLVFRNEGKDGLNVVYRRDDGNIGWIDP; this is encoded by the coding sequence ATGCGTTACAAAATCAGCGGCAAACAGATCGACATCGGCGACGCTCTGCAGGTTCATGTGCAGAACGAGCTGGGTTCGGCCGTACAAAAATACGCCGAGCGCCCAACCGACGCGACTGTGGTCTTTTCCCGTTCGGCGCATGAATATGTGTGTGAAGCCACCGTCCATCTGTCGACCGGGCTGAGCGCGCAGGCAAAAGCCCACGAAACCGAGATTTATGCCGCTTTCGACGCGTGCTGCGAGAAAATGGAGAAACAGCTGCGCCGCTACAAGCGCCGCCTGAAGGATCACCACAAGGACCGCACCGAGCCGGTTGAACATCTGGGCGCCAACTCGTATATCCTCGCCTCTGAGGAAGCGGATTCCGAACCGGACTCGCTGCAGCCGATCATCGTCGCCGAGATGGAGACCCGTATCCCCTCCCTGTCTGTCGGGGAAGCGGTGATGCAGATGGAGCTGGCAGGCGCACCGGTGCTGGTTTTCCGCAACGAAGGCAAAGACGGATTGAATGTGGTCTACCGCCGCGACGACGGCAACATCGGCTGGATCGATCCGTAA